One segment of Choloepus didactylus isolate mChoDid1 chromosome 15, mChoDid1.pri, whole genome shotgun sequence DNA contains the following:
- the LOC119510227 gene encoding multiple coagulation factor deficiency protein 2 homolog, whose product MTMGSLWLFRTPFLCSLLWAFCTPGARTEEPGASFSHPGSAGLDRNTVHDQEHILEHLEGVINKPEAEMSPQELQLHYFKMHDYDGNNLLDGLELSTAITHAHKEGSDQTLPMKEEDLINLIDGVLRDDDKNNDGYIDYAEFAKSLQ is encoded by the coding sequence ATGACCATGGGATCTCTGTGGCTGTTCAGAACTCCTTTCCTATGTAGCCTGCTCTGGGCCTTTTGCACCCCAGGTGCCAGGACTGAGGAGCCCGGGGCCAGCTTCTCACATCCTGGCAGCGCAGGCCTGGATAGGAACACCGTGCACGACCAAGAGCATATCCTGGAGCATCTAGAAGGTGTCATCAACAAACCAGAGGCGGAGATGTCTCCACAAGAACTGCAGCTCCATTATTTCAAAATGCACGATTATGATGGCAATAATTTACTTGACGGCTTAGAACTCTCCACAGCCATCACTCATGCCCATAAGGAAGGGAGTGACCAGACACTACCAATGAAAGAAGAAGATCTGATTAACTTAATAGATGGTGTTTTGAGAGATGATGATAAGAACAATGATGGATACATTGACTATGCTGAATTTGCAAAATCACTGCAGTAG